DNA sequence from the Desulfurellaceae bacterium genome:
GCCCGCCCAGCGGCTCGGCGCGCTGGCCGAAATATCGATCCTGCTGCGCGGCCGAGACCGGCTGCTGTTCCTGGCGCCGTTTGTGTATTACCTGGGACCGAGCCTCGCTCCGTTTACCCCCAACGAAGAGGTTAGTGAGGTCTACTGGATACCGCTGGCCCACCTGTGGGACGAACACAACGCCACCTCGCTCAAGCTGCCGACCCGGGACGTGTCGCTGTGGTACCCGGCGATTGGCTACCGCCAGCAGGTCGTGTGGGGCATCACCCACCGGGTGCTGATGCTCTTTTCGGATGTCATCGGACATCCCCTGCCGCATCTGGAGGCCATCCCCGGACTCGGCCACTGACCGCTGCGGCGATTCGGAGGGAGACAACAATGGAGATTGTGGGCTATGCCGATCAGCTGAGTGTCGC
Encoded proteins:
- a CDS encoding NUDIX domain-containing protein — protein: MFRIRAIQNALAQHVPAAGPSRLDRNRTAVALILAGAEPDLHLCVIRRADRDGDPWSGDMALPGGRAAPEDASLQETAERETREEVGLVLTPAQRLGALAEISILLRGRDRLLFLAPFVYYLGPSLAPFTPNEEVSEVYWIPLAHLWDEHNATSLKLPTRDVSLWYPAIGYRQQVVWGITHRVLMLFSDVIGHPLPHLEAIPGLGH